The window CTAATTAATAATAAGAGAAATAAAAAGTAGTAAAAATAACACCAGCAATTGCAGACATTATTATTACCTAAATTACTTATGAATATTTCACCATCAAAGAAATTATTATTTTCATAGTAGCGACTTTTGGGAAAGTGTTATAATAATCACTGTTTTATAAAACAATTGCACTATTTGTTACGCTAGTTTTTGCTACAAATATAATTAATATAGGAGATAAAATGGTTTTATTTGAATGGAATGACAATTACATCAACAACATCAAAGAGTGTGATGACCAACATAAAACTCTTGTTAAGTTAATCAACACCTTACATGAAAATATGAAAGCTGGTAATGGTCGAGATGTATTAGAAAAAACTTTATCAGAGCTCTTAGACTATACGGCCTATCACTTTCTAACAGAAGAATCTTTATTAGAATCCTATGGCTATCCTGAAATAAAAAACCATATAAAAGAACATGAAGCATTAACCGCACAAGTAAAAACTTTTTATGAAAGGTTCTCCGCAGGAGAAACTTCTATAACTATACCCTTATCTATCTTCTTAAAAGATTGGCTAATTAACCATACGCTCTACAGTGATAAAAAATACGGAATTTTCATAGCCAACCTTAAATTAAAATAAACGCCTCAAGCATATCAAACTCCGCCTTGACTAACAGTAAAGTAGTTCTATAATATGTGTATACGCACACATATAGGGAGAATAAAAATGTCACCATTTCAAAGAAAAAAAAGATTTTGTAGAGAATTTTCTGGTGCAAGCTTTTATAAACCAAGCGGTATTCCCCTATCTCGTCTACCAATAACAATACTAGACCTTGATGAAATGGAAGCCATGCACTTATGTGATTTTGAAGACTTAAATCAAACTGAAGCTGCACAACGAATGAATATTTCTACGGGGACACTACAAAGACTCCTGTATTCTGGCAGAAAAAAATTAATAGACGCTATCTATACATCAAAAGCAATAAAAATAGACCGTCATGAAGATATAGAAGAACTGAAAGGAGGTGAATAAATATGCCAGCAAAAGATGGAACTGGACCAATGGGAGAAGGAGCAATGACCGGTAGAGGCATGGGTAATTGCCAAACAAACAATTCTCAACCAAGGAACTTCTTTGGTTTTGGGAGGAGATTTTCTCAAGGCAGAGGAGCAGGACTTGGACGAGGATTCGGCAGAATGATGCCTTGGAAATGGAACAAATCAAACCCAAATAGTGAAAAGGAATAAAACAAATTGAAAGCTACAATATAGGGTGGCTATTAAAATAGCCTCCTTGTAAACAACAAATATTGCAACTAAAAAAATAAAAATGAGGTAAAAATATATGAAAATCGCCATAGCTACTGACAACGATTATGTTTCAGAACATTTTGGAAGATGTCCTTCTTATACTATCTTTGAAATAGAGCAAAATAAAATAATTTCTAAAGAATTAGTACATAATCCCGGACATGAACCAGGAAAAATTCCAGAATTTTTAAATAATCTCAACGTTAAGACTATTATCGCTGGTGGCATGGGGCCAAGAGCTGTTGGTTTTTTTGACGAATACAAGATTAACGTTATAACTGGTATTACTGGTAGTATAGAAAACGTTATCTCAGATTACACTTCTGGAAAACTTACAGCTGGAGAATCTACCTGCACAGAAGGTGGCGGCAAGGGATACGGACTAGACAAAAATGTTTGTGACCACGAGGCACATTAAATTTAGAAAGGAAAAATACAATGAAAATTGCCATAAGTTCAACTGGAGAAACTCTTTCATCAGACCTTGATCCTCGTTTTGGTAGAGCTGCTTATTATTTAATAATTGACACTGAGACAGAAAAAATCATTGAAAGCATAAATAACCTTGAAAACGTCAATATTACTGGAGGCGCAGGAACTAGTGCGACTCAACTTGTAGCCAATAAAAATGTAGAAGCAGTAATATCAGGAAATTACGGGCCCAATGCTTCAAGAGGTCTTGCCTCGTTTGAAATAAAAATGTTTCAATCTAATGTAAAAAAAATTACCGAAGTAATTGCTGACCTAAAAGCAGGAACATTAATTGAAGTTAAATCTGCTACAGTACCAGGATCTCACTAAATGAAAATTGCAATTGCCAGTGGGAAAGGAGGGACCGGAAAAACTCTTATCTCAACCAACCTCTTTAACGTCACTCCCAATTCAACTTATATTGATTGTGATGTTGAAGAGCCTAATGGCCATTTATTCTTAAAAGGGACTCACGTTAAGGAACAATCCTTCCATATTATGATTCCTGAAGTTAATCAAAATATCTGTAATAACTGTGGTAAATGTGCTGAAGTCTGTCAATTTAATGCAATCATTTCAGCTAAGCAAAAAGTGCTTGTATTCCCTGAACTTTGTCATGGATGCGGTAGTTGTACCTTTTTTTGTCCCACCAAAGCCATCACAGAAACACCAAAAATAATAGGCAAAATACAGGAAACATTGATTAATAACAAACCTATGATTACTGGAACTCTCAATATCGGAGAACCCATGGCGCCTCCCATTATTAAACAATTAAAAGCACTACCAATTTCTACGGAACATATCATTATCGACTCCCCACCAGGAACTTCCTGCCCTGTAATAGCTGCAATAACAGGAGCTGACATGGTGCTCCTGGTTACTGAACCAACTCCGTTTGGGCTCCATGACCTTGATCTGGCTGTACAAGTGGTTCAAAAGCTAAATATTCCGATGGGAATTATCGTTAACAAAAGCGGACTCGGCGGAAACATCATTGAAAATTACAGTAAAAAGAAAAATATAGAAATACTTTTAGAAATACCTCATTCAAAAACAATTGCCAAGCTTTACTCTGAAGGGAAGCTAATAACAACGCTTCCAAAATACAAAAAAATATTTGAAAATTTGTCAGAAAAAATACAAAAAAAAGTTAAAGGATTTCAAAACCATGAAAGCTAAACAAATAACCATTATTAGCGGAAAAGGCGGAACTGGAAAAACTACGATAACCGCTTGCTTTACTAAAATAGCAAAAAATTTCATTACAGCTGATTGTGATGTCGATGCAGCAGACATGCATTTACTCCTTAATCCTATCGTCAAAGAAAAGTTTCTTTTCTATTCTGGAAAAAACTATTCTATCCATCATAACAAGTGTATTTCCTGTGGAAAATGCCAAGAAATTTGTAGATTTGATGCTATTAGTAATGATTACAATATTGACCACATTGCCTGCGAAAGCTGTGGCGCCTGTTTTTTTGTTTGCCCGACTCAAGCAATAACAGAAGAACAAAACCTTGCCGGAGAATATTACATTTCTCAATTCAACAACAATAAAAATATGCTAATCCACGCTAATTTGTATATTGGAGAAGATAACTCGGGCAAATTAGTCTCAGAAGTTCGAAAAAAAGCTAGAAAATTAGCAGAAGACTCCAATAGCGAATATATCATAATTGATGGACCTCCAGGCATTGGTTGCCCAGTCAATGCAGCTATTGTTGGAACAGATCTTGCTGTTATAGTTACTGAGCCGACATTGTCTGGAATCCACGATTTAGAAAGAATCTTAGCTGTGGCCAAACATTTCAATATCCCATCCAAAGTAATCATCAACAAATATGACATCAATCTCAAGAATACTAAAGAAATTGAAAAAATATGCCAACGCAATAACAGTGAGTTGTTAGGAAAAATAAAATACGATAAACTTGTTGTTAAATCGCTAATTGAAGGAAAAACAATCATTGAAACTCATCCTAACCATGAAATATCCAACCAATTAAAAACAATTTGGGAGAAAATAAAATGACTTCAACTTATGAAGAGTTTCAAGCTGCTAAAAAGCTATTAAATATCGATGACCTAACAACCTTTAGTGAAATAAAAAAACAATACCACAAACTAATGCAAGAAACTCATCCTGACAAAAAACCTAAAGATAACGATTCTCACAAAAAAACTGTTGAACTAATGAAAGCTTACGAAATTGTAACAAAATACTGCCAAAACTACACGTTCTGCCTCTCCGCTGAAGAATTTCAAAAACAAAACAATGGAAGCTCTTATGATGAAAACTCTATAAAATATAATAATTGGTGGAAAGAAAATTATGGCAAAGAGAACCTCTTCTAATATTTTTGACAACAATGTTCAAGATTATGATGATTGGTTTAATCGCCATGAGGAAACTTGGTTATCCGAGCTCATTTTAATAAAGTCTCTTCTGCCAAAATCAAACAATTGTCTTGAAATAGGAGTGGGAACTGGAAGATTTGCGCAAGCACTAAACATAAAACAAGGAATAGACCCTTCTTATGAAATGAAGCTATTTGCAGAGAATAAAGGAATTACTGTACAACAAGCTAAAGCCGAAAAAATGCCTTTCCCCGACAATTCTTTTGATTGTTTACTCATGGTCACAACCATCTGTTTTATTGAGAATCCAGAACTTGCCCTCACAGAATGTTCTCGTATTTTAAAAAATAATGGCTACTTGGTGTTAGGATTTATTGATAAAAATAGCACTATTGGACAACGTTATCTAGCAACCAAAGAACAAAATAAGTTTTACAAAAATGCTTTCTTTTACAGTACTGAAGAAATCAACAAGATGCTTACACAAAATAACTTTAAAATCAAAGAAATAAAACAAACTTTATTTGAAGATCATACAAATAATACTTCTATCCAGCCAACAAAAGAAGGTTACGG is drawn from Candidatus Margulisiibacteriota bacterium and contains these coding sequences:
- a CDS encoding bacteriohemerythrin, whose amino-acid sequence is MVLFEWNDNYINNIKECDDQHKTLVKLINTLHENMKAGNGRDVLEKTLSELLDYTAYHFLTEESLLESYGYPEIKNHIKEHEALTAQVKTFYERFSAGETSITIPLSIFLKDWLINHTLYSDKKYGIFIANLKLK
- a CDS encoding DUF134 domain-containing protein, which codes for MSPFQRKKRFCREFSGASFYKPSGIPLSRLPITILDLDEMEAMHLCDFEDLNQTEAAQRMNISTGTLQRLLYSGRKKLIDAIYTSKAIKIDRHEDIEELKGGE
- a CDS encoding DUF5320 domain-containing protein; the encoded protein is MPAKDGTGPMGEGAMTGRGMGNCQTNNSQPRNFFGFGRRFSQGRGAGLGRGFGRMMPWKWNKSNPNSEKE
- a CDS encoding NifB/NifX family molybdenum-iron cluster-binding protein; protein product: MKIAIATDNDYVSEHFGRCPSYTIFEIEQNKIISKELVHNPGHEPGKIPEFLNNLNVKTIIAGGMGPRAVGFFDEYKINVITGITGSIENVISDYTSGKLTAGESTCTEGGGKGYGLDKNVCDHEAH
- a CDS encoding NifB/NifX family molybdenum-iron cluster-binding protein — its product is MKIAISSTGETLSSDLDPRFGRAAYYLIIDTETEKIIESINNLENVNITGGAGTSATQLVANKNVEAVISGNYGPNASRGLASFEIKMFQSNVKKITEVIADLKAGTLIEVKSATVPGSH
- a CDS encoding ATP-binding protein encodes the protein MKIAIASGKGGTGKTLISTNLFNVTPNSTYIDCDVEEPNGHLFLKGTHVKEQSFHIMIPEVNQNICNNCGKCAEVCQFNAIISAKQKVLVFPELCHGCGSCTFFCPTKAITETPKIIGKIQETLINNKPMITGTLNIGEPMAPPIIKQLKALPISTEHIIIDSPPGTSCPVIAAITGADMVLLVTEPTPFGLHDLDLAVQVVQKLNIPMGIIVNKSGLGGNIIENYSKKKNIEILLEIPHSKTIAKLYSEGKLITTLPKYKKIFENLSEKIQKKVKGFQNHES
- a CDS encoding P-loop NTPase yields the protein MKAKQITIISGKGGTGKTTITACFTKIAKNFITADCDVDAADMHLLLNPIVKEKFLFYSGKNYSIHHNKCISCGKCQEICRFDAISNDYNIDHIACESCGACFFVCPTQAITEEQNLAGEYYISQFNNNKNMLIHANLYIGEDNSGKLVSEVRKKARKLAEDSNSEYIIIDGPPGIGCPVNAAIVGTDLAVIVTEPTLSGIHDLERILAVAKHFNIPSKVIINKYDINLKNTKEIEKICQRNNSELLGKIKYDKLVVKSLIEGKTIIETHPNHEISNQLKTIWEKIK
- a CDS encoding DnaJ domain-containing protein gives rise to the protein MTSTYEEFQAAKKLLNIDDLTTFSEIKKQYHKLMQETHPDKKPKDNDSHKKTVELMKAYEIVTKYCQNYTFCLSAEEFQKQNNGSSYDENSIKYNNWWKENYGKENLF
- a CDS encoding class I SAM-dependent methyltransferase, with translation MAKRTSSNIFDNNVQDYDDWFNRHEETWLSELILIKSLLPKSNNCLEIGVGTGRFAQALNIKQGIDPSYEMKLFAENKGITVQQAKAEKMPFPDNSFDCLLMVTTICFIENPELALTECSRILKNNGYLVLGFIDKNSTIGQRYLATKEQNKFYKNAFFYSTEEINKMLTQNNFKIKEIKQTLFEDHTNNTSIQPTKEGYGEGSFIGIKAQKKEQING